The genomic stretch ATATTTAAATATAAAAAATACTATAGATTCATTTATAGAAGAAAATAAAAACTGGATTTTCAGCCTTGTCTTAAAAGAGGTGGGAGAAATATGATGCAAATTAGAGAAATAAATGGCCCTGTTGTAAAAGTTAAAAATGCAAAAGGGGTTTTTATGAATGAAATGGTTAGAGTTGGTAATTTTAAATTAACTGGTGAGATTATAGGTATTGATGGTGATATTGCAACAGTACAAGTGTATGAAGAAACCTCAATGCTAAAACCCGGAGAACCTGTTGAAGGTACTGGAAAGATGCTATCTGTAGCTCTTGGTCCAGGATTACTCGGTAGTATTTATGATGGTATTCAAAGACCTTTAAATGAATTAATCAAAAAATCCGGGTCATTTATTGGAAGAGGTATTGATTCTTTTGGCCTTGATGAATCTAAATTATGGGAAGTTTCATTTATAAAAAAGATTGGTGATATTGTATCCGGCGGAGAAATTATTGCAGAAGTTCAAGAAACAGAATATTTAAAACATAAGATAATGATACCTCCAAATATTAACGGAAAAATAATAGAACTTAAAGAAAATGGAAGCTATAGAGTCACTGACACATTAGCAAAAATCGAGACAAATAATGGCATTAAAGAGATAAAATTATATCAAGAATGGCCTGTCAAAATACCAAGACCTGTGAAAAAACGTTTAGAGCCAAAAATTCCATTAATTACTGGGCAACGTGTAATAGATTTGTTTTTCCCTATAAGCAAAGGCGGAACAGCTGCTATACCAGGAGGTTTTGGTACAGGTAAAACAATTACTCAACATCAATTAGCAAAATGGGCAGATGCTGATATTATTGTATATATAGGTTGTGGAGAACGAGGTAATGAGATGACAGAAGTTTTAGAGGAATTCCCTAATTTAAAAGATCCAAGAACTGGGGCTCCATTAATGGACAGAACTGTTTTAATAGCAAATACCTCTAATATGCCTGTTTCAGCAAGAGAAGCTTCTATTTATACAGGTATCACTATTGCAGAATATTTTAGAGATATGGGATATAATGTTGCAATAATGGCTGATTCTACATCAAGATGGGCTGAAGCTTTAAGGGAATTATCTGGACGTCTTGAAGAAATGCCAGCTGAAGAAGGTTACCCTTCATACCTCGCATCTAGAATTGGCCAATTTTATGAACGAGCTGGAATTTCTGAAAATCTAAATGGAACAAAAGGTTCCGTTACAATTATAGGTGCAGTTTCACCTCCCGGTGGAGATTTTTCGGAACCAGTTACACAAAACACCAAAAGATTTGTAAAATGTTTCTGGGGATTAGATAAAAACCTCGCTTATTCCAGGCATTATCCATCAATTAATTGGCTCACAAGTTATAGTGAATATTCAGAAGATTTAAAAGAATGGTTCTCAAATAACGTTGAAGAGAAATGGAATTACTATCGAGATGAAGCAATGAAATTATTAACAGAGGATGATAGATTACAACAAATTATAAAAATTGTAGGGGAAGATGTCTTGCCAGATAACCAAAAATTAGTTGTTTTAATAGCTAAAATAATAAAAGTTGGTGTTTTACAGCAGAGTGCATTTAGCAACGTTGATTCGTTTTGCTCATTGGAAAAACAATATAATTTAATAAAAGTTATTATGGATACTTATAATAAAGCAAAAATATATATTGATAAAAATATAGCTATTAGTCGTGTTTTACCATCAGAAATTGTTTCTAAATTACTTACAATGAAAGAAGAAATTAAGAATATTGACGAATTTAAAGAAATAGAAAATATGATGAATGAACATTTTAAAAAATTAGACACTATTTATAATTAAGTCTCCTTGTGGAGGTGAGTTAATGGCAATTAGAGAATATAGTGGAATTTCACAGATTCACGGACCACTTATTGTTATTGAAAATGTTAAAGATATAAAATATGATGAAGTTGTTGAAATTGAGCAAAATGGTCAAAAAAGAACTGGAAAAGTTATAATGGTTAGTGAAAATGCTGCTATTATCCAAGTTTTTGAAGGAACACAAGGCTTATCTTTAAAAGAACCTAAAATAAAATTTTTAGGAAAACCTTTAGAAATTAATATATCTCCTGATATATTAGGAAGAACTTTTGATGGTTTAGGAAGACCTATTGATAACATGGGCGAAATTATTGGAGAAAAAAGTATCGATATTAATGGTTCTGCTATTAATCCGGCAGCAAGAGAATATCCAAGAAATTTTATACAAACTGGAGTTTCAGCTATAGATAGCATGCTTACTCTGATTAGAGGACAAAAACTCCCTATTTTTTCCGGAAACGGATTACCACACAACAGATTAGCTGTTCAGATTGCTAAACAAGCAAAATTAAAGTCAAATGAAGAATTTGCTGTAGTTTTTGGGGCTATTGGTCTAAAGAAAGATGATGCAAATTTTATTATAAAAAGTTTCGAAGAAAGTGGCGCCATTAAAAATATGGTGGTTTTTTTAAACTTAGCTAGTGACCCAGTTGTTGAAAGAATTGCAACTCCCCGAATAGCTTTAACGGTTGCAGAATATCTGGCATTTGAACTAGAAAAACATGTACTTGTTATATTAAATGACATGACAAATTATTGTGAAGCATTACGAGAATTATCTAATTATAGGGGTGAAATCCCGGGAAGAAAAGGGTTCCCCGGTTATCTTTATTCAGATCTTGCATCCATATATGAAAGAGCTGGTATGATTAGAGGAAAAAAAGGATCTGTTACGCAAATTCCTATTTTAACTATGCCAAATGATGATATCACGCATCCTATTCCTGATTTAACTGGTTTTATTACAGAAGGACAAATTGTTTTATCACGTGATTTGCATAGAAAAAATATTTACCCACCTATAAATGTTTTACCTTCATTATCAAGATTAATGAAAGATGGCATAGGTAAAGGATATACAAGGGAGGATCATCCAGATGTTGCTTCACAATTATTTGCTTCTTATTCAAGAGTTTTTGAAATAAGATCTTTAGCAGCTATTATCGGTGAAGATGATTTGTCAGATATAGACAAATTATATCTAAAATTCGGAAAAGAATTTGAAGAAACTTTTATCAATCAAGGATTTAATGAAGAAAGAAATTTGGATTCAACACTTGAATTAGCATGGAACATATTATCTATACTTCCAAAAACAGAATTGACAAGAATAAAGAAAACATTTATAGAGAAATATTACAATGAAAAATAATTTCTTTAACCACCAAAGATTGAAGGTGAAAAAATGATTTTTAATCAAACAATTCCAACAAAAGGTAATTTAATAAATTTAAAGCAACAATTTGTTCTTGCAAAGCAAGGACATGACCTGCTTGAGAAAAAAAGAAATATTATCATGAAAGAATTAATAGATTTAATAGATCAAGCCAGAGATATTCAAGAAAAAATATTAAAAATTTTTGAAAAGGCCTATGAGTCTCTTCAACTGGCAAACCTTGATTTGGGAATTGAAAATGTTGAAGAATATGCAAATGGTGTTCCTGAATATGATAATTTAAATATAAGATTTAGAAGTGTAATGGGTGTAGAAGTTCCAGAATTCTATCGAGAAAAACAAACAATTGAGATTCCATATGAAATTTATAGAACTAACGCCGCTCTTGATCAAGCTTATATTTCATTTAAAACTGTTTTGGAACTAATAACTGAAGCCTCAATTATAGAAAACAAAGTTTATAAACTTGCATATGAAGTAAAAAAAACCAAAAAGAGAGTTTCATCACTCGAAAATATTGTTATTCCTCAATTGAAAGAATCTATAAAATTTATTCAAGATACTTTAGAAGAATTTGAAAGAGAAGAATTTTTTAAATTAAAAAAATTAAAAAAATAAAAACTCTTGACAAAATATTTTTTTTATGATATAATTAACAATGAGAGTTGTTTTTACGACCTGGAATTTTCAGGTCGTTTTTTGTTTTCTATGGGATTTGAGCATCTTAAAAATTTTATTGTTCGATAAAATTATGTTATAATTTAGATGTTTAAAAACATACGCTTACGATGTCTAAAAAGTCAAATTCACTCAGACAGCTTGATTGCTAATCCTTAAAATTATTTATTCTCAGCCGTCGCTCAAACAATACATCGTGTATTGTTTCGCTCAAAATTACATCCATGTAATTTTGACGGCTTCCATTCATAATTTTAAGGGCAATCTTCGAGTCTTCGTTTCATTTGAGACTTTTTAGACAACCTAAATATATGCTAAATATAATTAAAATTTTTGGAGGGATAAAATGATAAATGTTGCTTTAATAGCTCATGATAAGAAAAAATTGGATTTAGTCATGTTTGTAAAAGAATGGAAACACGTTTTCAAAAAATGTAATTTATATGCTACTAATTCTACAGGAACTTTAATTGAACAAAAAGTTGGTTTGAAAGTAACAAAATTTGCTTCTGGTCCATATGGCGGTGATTTACAAATAGGTGCTATGATAACAGCTGGAAGTATGGATTTTGTAATATTTTTACGAGATCCTTTAACTGCTCAACCACATGAGCCTGATGTTTCTGCTTTAATGAGAGTATGTGATGTTCATAATATCCCTCTTGCTACTAATTTAGCTACGGCAGAAGGTCTTGTATTAGAAATTGAAAAAAAAATTCCTATAGCGGAAGGTGAATGATATTAAAGACTTAAATAATTTTGAAAAATATACAAAAGGCGAAGAACTTGCAAATTCAATAACTCATGGAATAGGTGCCATATTAAGCTTGGTTGCTCTTGTCATCTTGATTATTTTTTCTTCATTTAATGGAACTTTTTTACAGACATTTAGTGTAATTATATATGGAATTAGCTTATTTTTGCTATATTTATCTTCAACTTTATATCACAGCATTCAACACAAAAAAGCAAAACAAATTTTAGAAATTATAGATCATTCATCTATTTATTTATTAATCGCAGGAACATATACACCTTTTACTTTAGTAACTTTAAACGGAAAAATTGGTTGGTCAATTTTCATAATAGTATGGATACTTGCTTTAATTGGTATAATTTTAAAACCTTTCTTTGTAAAAAAATTCAGAATATTATCAACTCTATTATATATTGCAATGGGATGGATGATTATCTTCGCCATAAAACCTCTTGTTAATAATCTTCCACAAACAGGTATTATGTGGTTAGTGATTGGTGGATTATCATATACTATTGGAGCTATATTTTATATCTGGAGAAAATTGCCATATGGTCATATGATATGGCACCTTTTTGTGTTAGGTGGAAGTGTTTCTCACTTTATAGCTGTATTTTTTTACGTTTTAAATTAAACATTATTTTTTATATTAAATCGGGGGATATTATGTATAAATTCTTCATATTGATTTTTATCCTATTTGCTCATATTATTTTTTCTTATGAAATCTTCATAACTCCTTCTTATAAAATATATAATTTTATAAAAGAAAAAACTATCTTATCAGATAATCTAAAATTTGCTTCTTTAAGTATAAATTCCCCATTTTTAGAACTTTTAGATACCAACAAATCTTCAGGATATATAGAATATGAAAATTTATATTTCAAAAGTTACAATATATTACCAGATAAAAATCTTGAAGGGTATTTGCATGAAAAATTTATTATTTTTGATAATAATAGCGTTTTATTTGGAACAGGAAACTTTACAAAAGGTAGCATTTTTGAAGATTTAAATATTTTTATATATTCTGAAGATAAAAACATT from Marinitoga hydrogenitolerans DSM 16785 encodes the following:
- a CDS encoding V-type ATP synthase subunit A, with protein sequence MQIREINGPVVKVKNAKGVFMNEMVRVGNFKLTGEIIGIDGDIATVQVYEETSMLKPGEPVEGTGKMLSVALGPGLLGSIYDGIQRPLNELIKKSGSFIGRGIDSFGLDESKLWEVSFIKKIGDIVSGGEIIAEVQETEYLKHKIMIPPNINGKIIELKENGSYRVTDTLAKIETNNGIKEIKLYQEWPVKIPRPVKKRLEPKIPLITGQRVIDLFFPISKGGTAAIPGGFGTGKTITQHQLAKWADADIIVYIGCGERGNEMTEVLEEFPNLKDPRTGAPLMDRTVLIANTSNMPVSAREASIYTGITIAEYFRDMGYNVAIMADSTSRWAEALRELSGRLEEMPAEEGYPSYLASRIGQFYERAGISENLNGTKGSVTIIGAVSPPGGDFSEPVTQNTKRFVKCFWGLDKNLAYSRHYPSINWLTSYSEYSEDLKEWFSNNVEEKWNYYRDEAMKLLTEDDRLQQIIKIVGEDVLPDNQKLVVLIAKIIKVGVLQQSAFSNVDSFCSLEKQYNLIKVIMDTYNKAKIYIDKNIAISRVLPSEIVSKLLTMKEEIKNIDEFKEIENMMNEHFKKLDTIYN
- a CDS encoding V-type ATP synthase subunit B, whose product is MAIREYSGISQIHGPLIVIENVKDIKYDEVVEIEQNGQKRTGKVIMVSENAAIIQVFEGTQGLSLKEPKIKFLGKPLEINISPDILGRTFDGLGRPIDNMGEIIGEKSIDINGSAINPAAREYPRNFIQTGVSAIDSMLTLIRGQKLPIFSGNGLPHNRLAVQIAKQAKLKSNEEFAVVFGAIGLKKDDANFIIKSFEESGAIKNMVVFLNLASDPVVERIATPRIALTVAEYLAFELEKHVLVILNDMTNYCEALRELSNYRGEIPGRKGFPGYLYSDLASIYERAGMIRGKKGSVTQIPILTMPNDDITHPIPDLTGFITEGQIVLSRDLHRKNIYPPINVLPSLSRLMKDGIGKGYTREDHPDVASQLFASYSRVFEIRSLAAIIGEDDLSDIDKLYLKFGKEFEETFINQGFNEERNLDSTLELAWNILSILPKTELTRIKKTFIEKYYNEK
- a CDS encoding V-type ATP synthase subunit D, with translation MIFNQTIPTKGNLINLKQQFVLAKQGHDLLEKKRNIIMKELIDLIDQARDIQEKILKIFEKAYESLQLANLDLGIENVEEYANGVPEYDNLNIRFRSVMGVEVPEFYREKQTIEIPYEIYRTNAALDQAYISFKTVLELITEASIIENKVYKLAYEVKKTKKRVSSLENIVIPQLKESIKFIQDTLEEFEREEFFKLKKLKK
- a CDS encoding methylglyoxal synthase, which translates into the protein MINVALIAHDKKKLDLVMFVKEWKHVFKKCNLYATNSTGTLIEQKVGLKVTKFASGPYGGDLQIGAMITAGSMDFVIFLRDPLTAQPHEPDVSALMRVCDVHNIPLATNLATAEGLVLEIEKKIPIAEGE
- the trhA gene encoding PAQR family membrane homeostasis protein TrhA; this encodes MKDLNNFEKYTKGEELANSITHGIGAILSLVALVILIIFSSFNGTFLQTFSVIIYGISLFLLYLSSTLYHSIQHKKAKQILEIIDHSSIYLLIAGTYTPFTLVTLNGKIGWSIFIIVWILALIGIILKPFFVKKFRILSTLLYIAMGWMIIFAIKPLVNNLPQTGIMWLVIGGLSYTIGAIFYIWRKLPYGHMIWHLFVLGGSVSHFIAVFFYVLN